Proteins encoded by one window of Streptomyces clavuligerus:
- a CDS encoding SigE family RNA polymerase sigma factor, whose amino-acid sequence MKALHSTTSSAVVTRLHDVGRSTEKSGAVNGRGCVRGTGRQHKAPYMSVVDGATGGAGTGAAAYRENNGGRQALTEAEFTAYVQERRSSLYATAYHLTGDRFEAEDLLQSALFSTYRAWDRISDKAAVGGYLRRTMTNLHISAWRRRKLNEYPTEELPETAGDTDAMRGTELRAVLWQALARLPELQRTMLVLRYYEGRTDPEIAQILDISVGTVKSSIWRSLRRLREDQVLSFGRDEEESFGELVA is encoded by the coding sequence ATGAAGGCACTGCACAGCACGACCTCAAGCGCAGTCGTCACGCGTCTTCACGATGTCGGACGGAGCACGGAGAAGTCCGGTGCCGTGAACGGACGGGGGTGCGTGCGCGGCACCGGGCGCCAGCACAAGGCGCCGTACATGTCGGTCGTCGACGGTGCCACGGGGGGCGCCGGCACGGGAGCGGCCGCGTACCGGGAGAACAACGGGGGACGGCAGGCCCTCACGGAGGCGGAGTTCACCGCCTATGTGCAGGAACGTCGTTCCTCCCTGTACGCGACCGCCTACCACCTGACCGGCGACCGCTTCGAGGCCGAGGACCTGCTCCAGAGCGCGCTGTTCTCCACCTACCGGGCCTGGGACCGGATCAGCGACAAGGCGGCGGTCGGCGGCTATCTCCGCAGGACCATGACGAATCTGCACATCAGCGCCTGGCGGCGGCGCAAGCTCAACGAGTACCCCACGGAGGAGCTGCCGGAGACGGCGGGCGACACCGACGCGATGCGGGGGACCGAGCTGCGGGCCGTGCTCTGGCAGGCGCTGGCCAGGCTTCCCGAACTCCAGCGGACGATGCTGGTCCTCCGGTACTACGAGGGCCGCACCGACCCGGAGATCGCGCAGATCCTGGACATCAGTGTCGGCACGGTGAAGTCGAGCATCTGGCGTTCGCTGCGCCGGCTGCGCGAGGACCAGGTCCTCAGCTTCGGCCGTGACGAGGAGGAGTCCTTCGGCGAGCTGGTGGCCTGA
- a CDS encoding uridine kinase family protein encodes MRCDSPSTALPGGSPSRVNASHWCPVTDSPTPRRVVLLTGPSGSGKTSLAARTGLPVLRLDDFYKEGDDPTLPLVAGGTDIDWDSPLSWDTDTALAAIAALCREGRTAVPVYDIGASARTGDELLDIGRAPLFIAEGIFAAELVTRCRERGLLADALCLRGRPSTTFRRRLARDLREGRKSVGFLLRRGWRLMRAERSIVARQTGLGAYACGRDEALGRVAAAARCGGRAVSGMTQRA; translated from the coding sequence TTGAGATGTGATTCTCCCTCCACCGCTCTTCCCGGTGGGTCCCCTTCACGGGTCAATGCCTCACACTGGTGTCCCGTGACTGATTCCCCCACGCCGAGGCGCGTCGTCCTGCTCACGGGCCCCTCGGGTTCCGGAAAGACCTCTCTCGCCGCGCGGACGGGCCTTCCCGTGCTGCGTCTGGACGACTTCTACAAAGAGGGCGACGACCCCACGCTTCCGCTGGTCGCGGGGGGAACGGACATCGACTGGGACTCCCCGCTCTCCTGGGACACGGACACGGCTCTCGCGGCGATCGCGGCCCTCTGCCGCGAGGGGCGCACCGCGGTCCCGGTCTACGACATCGGGGCCAGCGCGCGGACGGGCGACGAACTCCTGGACATCGGCCGGGCGCCGCTGTTCATCGCGGAGGGGATCTTCGCGGCGGAGCTGGTGACCCGCTGCCGTGAGCGGGGGCTGCTCGCGGACGCGCTCTGTCTGCGGGGCCGTCCGTCGACCACCTTCCGGCGGCGGCTCGCCCGCGATCTGCGTGAGGGGCGCAAGTCCGTCGGGTTCCTGTTGCGGCGGGGGTGGCGGCTGATGCGTGCCGAACGGTCGATCGTGGCGCGTCAGACGGGTCTCGGCGCGTACGCGTGCGGCCGGGACGAGGCGCTGGGCCGGGTGGCCGCGGCGGCCCGGTGCGGCGGGCGCGCCGTATCGGGCATGACGCAGCGGGCATGA